In Comamonadaceae bacterium OS-1, a single window of DNA contains:
- the vapC2_2 gene encoding ribonuclease VapC2 produces MTRYLLDTNILSYFLKGIQPRLTQRVAQTLQAQDAAISAITRAEMRYGQALMATDDKRRRGIDLLLGQLPTLAWTAAAADRYGNIQSQFRKQGTPIGELDTQIAAHALAENLVLVTHNTRHFERVPGLTMEDWML; encoded by the coding sequence GTGACCCGGTACCTGCTGGACACCAACATCCTCAGCTACTTCCTCAAAGGCATCCAGCCCCGGCTGACGCAGCGCGTGGCGCAGACACTGCAGGCGCAAGATGCCGCCATTTCCGCCATCACCCGGGCCGAAATGCGCTACGGCCAGGCGCTGATGGCCACTGACGACAAACGCCGCCGGGGGATCGATCTGCTGCTGGGCCAACTGCCCACCCTGGCCTGGACGGCTGCAGCCGCCGACCGGTATGGCAACATCCAGTCGCAATTCAGAAAGCAAGGCACGCCCATCGGCGAACTGGACACCCAGATCGCCGCCCACGCGCTGGCCGAAAACCTGGTGCTGGTCACCCACAACACCCGGCACTTCGAACGGGTGCCGGGGTTGACCATGGAAGACTGGATGCTGTGA
- the ruvC gene encoding crossover junction endodeoxyribonuclease RuvC, translating into MRLLGIDPGLQTTGFGIIDVDGSQLSYVASGTIKTTHLDLGQLPARIKILFDGICEVCTRYEPDAASVEIIFVNVNPQSTLLLGQARGASLAALGHSNLQVHEYTALQMKKAVVGHGRADKTQVQEMVKRLLKLPVLPGKDAADALGMAITHAHVGHAMARLAQATPLTRKTSGMYRDGRIN; encoded by the coding sequence ATGCGACTTCTCGGCATCGACCCCGGCTTGCAGACCACGGGCTTCGGCATCATCGATGTCGATGGCTCCCAGCTCAGTTACGTGGCCAGCGGCACCATCAAGACCACGCACCTGGACCTGGGGCAGTTGCCTGCGCGCATCAAGATTCTGTTTGACGGCATTTGCGAAGTCTGCACCCGCTACGAACCGGATGCCGCCTCGGTGGAAATCATCTTTGTGAACGTGAACCCGCAGTCCACCCTGCTGCTAGGCCAGGCGCGCGGGGCCAGCCTGGCGGCGCTGGGGCACAGCAATTTGCAGGTGCACGAATACACCGCGCTGCAAATGAAAAAAGCCGTGGTCGGCCATGGCCGGGCCGACAAGACCCAGGTGCAGGAAATGGTGAAACGCTTGTTGAAACTGCCCGTGCTGCCCGGCAAAGACGCCGCCGACGCCCTGGGCATGGCCATCACCCACGCCCATGTGGGGCATGCGATGGCCCGGCTGGCGCAGGCCACGCCGCTGACCCGCAAGACCAGTGGCATGTACCGCGATGGCCGGATAAATTAG
- a CDS encoding putative sugar-binding periplasmic protein, translating into MMKLSKVALAMAVVVSAGALHAGEVEVLHYWTSGGEAKSVAELKKIMQAKGHVWKDFAVAGGGGDNAATVLKSRVVSGNPPAAAQIKGPAIQEWAAEGVLANLNATAQAEKWDSLLPKAVADGMKYKGNYVAAPVNVHRVNWVWANPEVLKKAGVAGMPKTYDEFFAAADKIKAAGLIAVAHGGQNWQDFTTFESVVLGVGGAKFYSDALVKLDQKALTSPTMTKSLETFRKIKGYTDAASAGRDWNLTTAMVMQGKAGFQFMGDWAKGEFLAAGKVPGKDFLCAAAPGTASAYTYNIDSFAMFKLKAADAQKAQGDLAAAIMGTEFQEIFNLNKGSIPVRLNMNLDKFDDCAKLSAKDFVATAKTGSLVPSIAHGMAVSPAAEGAIKDAVSQFWNDDKITVADAMKNIASAAKTK; encoded by the coding sequence ATGATGAAACTTTCCAAAGTGGCGCTGGCCATGGCTGTTGTGGTATCGGCTGGCGCGTTGCACGCCGGTGAGGTTGAAGTGCTGCACTACTGGACCTCGGGCGGCGAGGCCAAGTCGGTGGCCGAACTCAAGAAGATCATGCAGGCCAAGGGCCACGTCTGGAAAGACTTCGCTGTGGCCGGTGGCGGTGGCGACAACGCCGCCACGGTGCTGAAGAGCCGTGTGGTGTCGGGCAACCCGCCTGCCGCTGCCCAGATCAAGGGCCCGGCCATCCAGGAATGGGCTGCCGAAGGCGTGCTGGCCAACCTGAATGCTACTGCCCAGGCCGAGAAGTGGGACAGCCTGCTGCCCAAGGCCGTGGCCGATGGCATGAAGTACAAGGGCAACTACGTGGCCGCACCGGTCAACGTGCACCGCGTGAACTGGGTGTGGGCGAACCCCGAAGTGCTGAAGAAGGCTGGTGTGGCCGGCATGCCCAAGACCTACGACGAATTCTTCGCCGCTGCCGACAAGATCAAGGCTGCCGGTCTGATCGCCGTGGCCCACGGTGGCCAGAACTGGCAAGACTTCACCACCTTTGAATCGGTGGTGCTGGGTGTGGGCGGTGCCAAGTTCTACAGCGATGCGCTGGTCAAGCTGGACCAAAAGGCCCTGACCAGCCCCACAATGACCAAGTCGCTGGAAACCTTCCGCAAGATCAAGGGCTACACCGACGCAGCTTCGGCAGGCCGCGACTGGAACCTGACCACCGCCATGGTGATGCAGGGCAAGGCAGGCTTCCAGTTCATGGGTGACTGGGCCAAGGGCGAGTTCCTGGCTGCTGGCAAGGTGCCAGGCAAGGACTTCCTGTGCGCTGCCGCCCCCGGCACCGCATCGGCTTACACCTACAACATCGACTCGTTCGCCATGTTCAAGCTCAAGGCTGCCGATGCGCAAAAAGCCCAGGGCGACCTGGCTGCCGCCATCATGGGCACCGAGTTCCAGGAAATCTTCAACCTGAACAAGGGTTCCATCCCGGTGCGCCTGAACATGAACCTGGACAAGTTTGACGACTGCGCCAAGCTCTCCGCCAAGGACTTCGTGGCCACCGCCAAGACCGGCAGCCTGGTGCCCTCCATCGCCCACGGCATGGCCGTCAGCCCTGCGGCTGAAGGCGCGATCAAGGACGCTGTGAGCCAGTTCTGGAACGACGACAAGATCACGGTGGCCGACGCGATGAAGAACATCGCTTCGGCAGCAAAAACCAAGTAA